The following proteins are co-located in the Spirosoma montaniterrae genome:
- a CDS encoding phosphatase PAP2 family protein, which translates to MNPFRPKATRFCFLFIFYFSFFISVQAQSPYALKTGRELAIFGAGAATGITALVLEKQVTPLTVAQINSLNRNDIPAFDRPATYRFSHTYDRLSDVTWASGVAGLGLLTLGTKPMRQDWKTVGVMYIETVLLANGVQRSVKNIVQRTRPFAYNPDAPLAEKLDREARQSFPSGHATNAFATAVFTSEVFRHYFPQSKWKPVVWVGSLGLATTTAVLRYTGGQHYPTDLLAGATIGSLLGWGIPKLHEVKNRSDLGQRLDVQPWSNGQASGIYLQLAVFSR; encoded by the coding sequence ATGAACCCATTTCGCCCCAAAGCAACCCGCTTTTGTTTCTTGTTCATTTTTTACTTTTCATTTTTCATTTCCGTTCAGGCCCAATCGCCCTACGCGTTGAAAACGGGCCGCGAACTGGCAATTTTCGGCGCGGGGGCGGCAACGGGCATTACGGCACTCGTACTTGAAAAACAGGTAACGCCCCTCACCGTAGCCCAAATCAACAGCCTGAACCGTAACGATATACCAGCGTTTGACCGCCCGGCCACCTACCGATTCAGCCACACATACGACCGCCTGAGCGACGTTACCTGGGCGAGTGGCGTGGCTGGCCTGGGGCTGCTCACCCTCGGCACGAAGCCCATGCGGCAGGATTGGAAAACGGTGGGGGTGATGTATATCGAGACCGTTCTGCTGGCAAATGGCGTTCAGCGTTCGGTTAAAAACATTGTGCAGCGCACCCGCCCCTTTGCGTATAACCCCGACGCGCCGTTGGCCGAAAAACTGGACCGCGAAGCGCGGCAGTCTTTTCCTTCGGGACATGCCACCAACGCCTTCGCTACGGCGGTGTTTACGAGTGAGGTGTTCCGGCATTATTTTCCGCAGTCGAAATGGAAGCCTGTGGTTTGGGTTGGTTCGCTGGGGCTGGCAACGACGACGGCGGTGCTGCGCTACACAGGCGGACAACATTACCCTACCGATTTGCTGGCCGGGGCCACGATTGGTTCGCTGCTGGGCTGGGGCATTCCAAAACTGCACGAAGTGAAAAACCGGAGCGACCTGGGCCAGCGGCTCGACGTACAGCCCTGGAGCAACGGGCAGGCATCGGGAATTTACCTGCAATTGGCCGTGTTCTCGCGTTAA
- a CDS encoding pyruvate dehydrogenase complex dihydrolipoamide acetyltransferase, with product MAELIRMPKMSDTMTEGVIAEWHKKVGDKVKSGDVLAEVETDKATMDLESYEEGTLLYIGVEKGASVPVDGVLAIIGAEGEDYKALLNGSSGGSQAPAAAESPKSEPAPAPSGDANKAEVATNLPDQKALSAAPAENVNASVIRMPKMSDTMTEGTIVAWHKKEGDTVKSGDILAEVETDKATMDLEAYEEGTLLYVGVKEGASVAVDEIIAVVGEKGANFKVLLDGGSGAPAPAANGSGSETAGQNRNDGPAQADVPANAATDLSYAGDKTGGAESNGRVKASPLAKAIAAEKGINLAQVQGSGPEGRIVKSDVESFVPKRSDASEKAASQPAAQPAAQPAPAAQPAPAAQQAPTPAGDFEDVPVSQMRKVIARRLSESMFTAPHFYLTMEINMDKAMELRGTVNTVSPVKISFNDFVLKASAVALKQHPDVNASWLGDKIRKYKYVNIGVAVAIPDGLLVPVVRNADQKTLSTIAAEVKDLAGKAKDKKLQPKDWEGSTFSISNLGMFGIDEFTAIINPPDACILAVGTIKETVKFVDCQAQPTNVMKVTLSCDHRVVDGATGAAFLQTLKDLLENPMRMLV from the coding sequence ATGGCTGAGTTAATCCGAATGCCCAAAATGAGCGACACCATGACCGAAGGCGTCATTGCGGAGTGGCACAAAAAGGTGGGCGATAAAGTAAAATCCGGCGACGTGCTGGCCGAAGTCGAAACCGATAAAGCCACGATGGATTTAGAGTCGTATGAAGAAGGTACGCTGCTCTACATCGGTGTTGAAAAGGGCGCGTCGGTGCCGGTCGATGGCGTGTTAGCCATTATCGGGGCGGAGGGCGAAGATTACAAAGCACTGCTCAACGGCAGCAGTGGCGGCAGTCAGGCCCCAGCAGCAGCCGAATCGCCAAAATCCGAACCCGCCCCGGCACCGAGTGGCGATGCCAACAAAGCCGAAGTAGCCACTAACCTGCCCGACCAGAAAGCCCTGTCGGCGGCACCGGCTGAGAACGTGAACGCGTCGGTGATTCGGATGCCCAAAATGAGCGACACCATGACCGAAGGCACCATTGTAGCGTGGCACAAAAAAGAAGGTGATACGGTGAAGTCGGGCGATATTCTGGCCGAAGTCGAAACCGACAAAGCCACGATGGATCTCGAAGCCTACGAAGAAGGTACATTGCTGTACGTCGGCGTGAAAGAAGGTGCGTCGGTGGCGGTCGATGAAATTATCGCTGTGGTGGGCGAAAAAGGTGCCAACTTTAAAGTACTGCTCGACGGTGGTTCGGGCGCACCGGCTCCGGCAGCAAATGGCAGCGGTTCGGAAACCGCCGGGCAAAACCGTAATGACGGACCGGCACAGGCGGACGTACCTGCCAATGCCGCTACCGACCTGTCGTATGCGGGCGATAAAACGGGCGGTGCCGAATCGAACGGACGCGTGAAAGCGTCTCCGCTGGCGAAAGCCATTGCCGCCGAAAAAGGCATTAACCTCGCGCAGGTGCAGGGTTCCGGCCCCGAAGGCCGCATCGTGAAAAGCGACGTAGAATCGTTCGTGCCCAAACGGTCCGACGCATCGGAAAAAGCGGCTTCACAACCGGCAGCGCAGCCAGCCGCACAACCCGCCCCAGCCGCGCAACCGGCTCCGGCGGCTCAACAAGCACCCACACCAGCCGGCGACTTTGAAGACGTGCCGGTTAGTCAGATGCGGAAAGTCATTGCCCGCCGACTCAGTGAGAGCATGTTTACGGCTCCGCACTTCTACCTGACCATGGAAATCAACATGGACAAGGCGATGGAACTGCGCGGTACGGTCAACACGGTTAGCCCGGTCAAAATTTCGTTCAACGATTTCGTGCTGAAAGCCTCGGCGGTGGCCCTCAAACAACACCCCGACGTTAACGCATCGTGGCTCGGCGATAAGATTCGGAAATACAAGTACGTAAATATAGGCGTGGCCGTAGCGATTCCCGATGGTCTGTTGGTGCCGGTAGTACGCAACGCCGACCAGAAAACGCTTTCGACCATTGCCGCCGAAGTAAAAGACCTCGCGGGCAAGGCGAAAGACAAAAAACTTCAGCCGAAAGATTGGGAAGGCAGCACGTTCTCGATCTCGAACCTCGGCATGTTCGGCATCGACGAGTTTACGGCTATCATCAACCCGCCCGATGCGTGCATTCTGGCCGTAGGAACGATCAAAGAAACCGTGAAATTCGTTGACTGTCAGGCGCAACCGACCAACGTCATGAAAGTAACGCTCTCCTGTGACCACCGCGTGGTCGACGGTGCTACCGGCGCGGCTTTCCTGCAAACGCTGAAAGACTTGCTGGAAAACCCCATGCGGATGCTGGTGTAA
- a CDS encoding 50S ribosomal protein L25/general stress protein Ctc yields the protein MKQIEIVGYQRANLGRAESQAIRAEGNVPCVLYGGSEQVHFSAPAILFRSLLYTPNVYEVLLNIEGTEYRAVLQEAQFHPVSDTLLHADFLQIIEGKPVKLAVPVRLIGTAPGVQKGGKLVTRVRKLRVKGAIENIPDFIDVDVSGLDLGKSVRVGQIPVQNIEMLEQASNPVASIEIPRALRGTVGK from the coding sequence ATGAAACAAATCGAGATTGTAGGGTATCAACGAGCGAATCTCGGCCGTGCGGAATCACAGGCGATTCGGGCTGAGGGTAATGTTCCGTGCGTGTTGTATGGCGGCAGTGAGCAGGTGCATTTTTCCGCGCCCGCTATTCTGTTCCGGTCTTTGCTGTATACGCCAAATGTGTATGAGGTGCTGCTGAACATCGAAGGCACTGAGTACCGGGCTGTTTTACAGGAAGCCCAGTTCCATCCGGTTAGCGACACGCTGCTGCACGCCGACTTTTTGCAGATTATTGAGGGTAAGCCGGTTAAACTGGCAGTACCCGTTCGGCTGATCGGTACGGCTCCGGGCGTTCAGAAAGGTGGCAAGTTAGTAACACGCGTTCGGAAACTGCGCGTGAAAGGGGCTATCGAAAATATTCCTGATTTCATTGATGTCGATGTGTCGGGTCTCGACCTCGGCAAGTCGGTTCGCGTGGGTCAGATTCCCGTGCAAAACATTGAAATGCTGGAGCAGGCATCAAACCCTGTTGCGAGCATTGAAATTCCCCGTGCATTGCGCGGTACGGTGGGCAAGTAA
- a CDS encoding class I SAM-dependent rRNA methyltransferase, translating into MTYSKIYLQAGRDEAVRRFHPWVFSRAIGRHEGNVADGDVVEVFDRKGEYLATGHYHDGSIAVRLFSFAASAGGPVTPDVPYWTDKLARIRSIRQAIVTGATNCYRLVHGEGDGCTGLIIDMYNGVAVLQAHSIGMHRERELITDALRNVFGDELRAVYDKSSETLPGDYGASVTNGYLFGRTPVPHPVQENGNTFLVDWITGQKTGFFLDQRDNRALLAQYAKGKKVLNAFCYSGGFSVYALEAGATQVHSVDSSPKAIDLTNQNVAANFGDATAHEAHPDDVMHYLKSHDHQYDVVILDPPAYAKSLPARHRAVQGYKRLNAEGLRRVAKGGILFTFSCSQVVDRELFYNTIVAAAIEAGRQVRVLHHLSQPADHPVSLFHPEGGYLKGLVLWVE; encoded by the coding sequence ATGACGTATTCCAAAATATATCTGCAAGCCGGGCGCGACGAGGCCGTTCGGCGGTTTCACCCGTGGGTGTTCTCGCGAGCCATTGGTCGGCACGAAGGCAATGTTGCTGATGGCGACGTGGTTGAGGTCTTCGACCGGAAAGGCGAGTACCTGGCTACGGGCCATTACCACGATGGCAGCATTGCCGTGCGACTGTTTTCATTTGCCGCTTCGGCGGGTGGCCCCGTTACGCCCGACGTGCCGTACTGGACCGACAAACTGGCCCGCATCCGTAGCATCCGGCAAGCCATCGTTACAGGCGCGACGAACTGCTACCGGCTTGTACACGGGGAAGGCGACGGCTGCACGGGCTTAATCATCGACATGTACAATGGCGTGGCCGTGTTGCAGGCGCACTCTATCGGGATGCACCGCGAACGCGAACTCATTACCGACGCGCTTCGTAACGTATTCGGCGACGAACTCAGGGCCGTGTACGACAAAAGCAGCGAAACTTTACCCGGCGACTACGGCGCATCGGTCACGAACGGCTACCTCTTTGGCCGAACGCCCGTGCCGCATCCGGTTCAGGAAAATGGCAATACCTTTCTGGTTGACTGGATTACGGGCCAGAAGACCGGCTTTTTCTTAGACCAGCGCGACAACCGGGCATTGCTGGCGCAGTATGCAAAGGGAAAAAAAGTGCTGAACGCGTTCTGCTATTCGGGCGGATTTTCAGTTTATGCATTGGAGGCCGGAGCCACGCAGGTGCATTCGGTCGATTCGTCGCCGAAAGCTATCGACCTGACCAACCAGAATGTGGCGGCTAACTTCGGCGATGCAACAGCGCACGAAGCCCACCCCGACGATGTGATGCATTATTTAAAAAGTCACGACCACCAGTATGACGTAGTGATACTCGACCCGCCCGCGTATGCCAAGAGTTTGCCAGCGCGGCACCGGGCCGTGCAGGGCTACAAACGCCTGAATGCCGAAGGGCTGCGCCGGGTGGCGAAAGGCGGGATTCTGTTTACGTTCTCCTGTTCGCAGGTAGTTGACCGCGAGTTATTTTATAACACCATCGTAGCGGCTGCCATCGAAGCCGGGCGGCAGGTGCGCGTGTTGCATCACCTGAGTCAACCCGCCGACCATCCCGTTAGCCTGTTCCATCCAGAAGGTGGTTATCTGAAAGGATTAGTGCTTTGGGTAGAGTAA
- a CDS encoding heavy-metal-associated domain-containing protein, whose protein sequence is METAQFKTNIKCANCVATVTPFLNEAVGEGNWQVDTQNPAKVLTVKGEDASDARQAVEKAGYRAELMQ, encoded by the coding sequence ATGGAAACCGCTCAGTTTAAAACCAATATCAAATGTGCCAACTGCGTAGCTACTGTAACCCCTTTTCTGAATGAGGCAGTAGGTGAAGGTAACTGGCAAGTCGACACGCAAAACCCGGCTAAAGTGCTGACCGTAAAGGGAGAAGATGCGAGCGATGCCCGGCAGGCCGTTGAGAAAGCCGGCTATAGGGCCGAGCTAATGCAGTAA
- the trxA gene encoding thioredoxin — translation MAAGSLAVEATDANFNELINSDIPVLVDFWAEWCGPCKMIGPVVEQLAGEYEGKAVIAKMDVDQNAQIPAKFGIRSIPTLMVFKKGELVDKVIGAVPKTVLEQKLQAAL, via the coding sequence ATGGCAGCAGGATCACTTGCCGTAGAAGCGACCGACGCGAACTTCAACGAGTTAATAAATTCCGATATACCGGTTCTGGTCGATTTCTGGGCCGAATGGTGCGGACCCTGTAAAATGATCGGCCCGGTTGTGGAGCAACTGGCTGGCGAATACGAAGGCAAAGCCGTTATCGCTAAAATGGACGTTGACCAAAACGCCCAGATTCCGGCTAAATTCGGCATTCGTAGCATTCCCACGCTGATGGTGTTCAAGAAAGGCGAACTGGTCGATAAAGTGATCGGTGCTGTTCCCAAAACCGTGCTGGAGCAAAAATTACAAGCCGCGCTGTAA
- a CDS encoding ribose-phosphate pyrophosphokinase, translated as MASFNPVKIFSGSQSTYLAEKIAHYYGKDLGGYTCRRFSDGEMSPSFEESVRGCDVFLIQSTPPPGDNLMELLLMVDAARRASAHYVTVVIPYFGYARQDRKDRPRVAIAAKLMANMLAASGADRLMTIDLHAGQIQGFFDFPVDHLEGTSVFVPYIKSLNLDNLVIASPDVGGANRARVFAKHFNADIVLCDKHRKRANEIASMQVIGDVEGANVVLVDDLIDTGGTMAKAAQIILEKGAKSVRAVCTHPVMSGNAHDNIANSVLEELVVSDSLPLRQSNAKIQVLSVAELFAKAIGRIRDHESISSLFIRY; from the coding sequence ATGGCATCATTCAATCCGGTCAAGATTTTTTCGGGCAGTCAATCCACCTACTTAGCCGAGAAAATCGCGCATTACTACGGCAAAGACCTTGGCGGCTATACCTGCCGTCGGTTCAGTGACGGTGAAATGTCGCCCAGTTTTGAAGAGTCGGTGCGGGGCTGCGACGTGTTTCTGATTCAATCGACCCCGCCCCCAGGCGACAACCTGATGGAGTTGCTCCTGATGGTCGACGCAGCCCGGCGGGCTTCGGCACACTACGTAACGGTGGTGATTCCGTATTTCGGTTATGCCCGGCAAGACCGCAAAGACCGCCCCCGCGTGGCAATTGCGGCCAAATTAATGGCAAACATGCTGGCCGCGTCGGGTGCCGACCGGCTGATGACGATTGACTTACACGCCGGGCAAATTCAGGGTTTCTTCGACTTTCCGGTCGATCACCTGGAAGGTACGTCAGTGTTTGTGCCGTACATTAAAAGTCTGAACCTTGATAATCTGGTGATTGCCTCGCCCGATGTGGGGGGTGCCAACCGTGCCCGCGTGTTTGCGAAGCATTTCAATGCCGATATTGTGCTGTGCGATAAACACCGCAAACGGGCCAACGAAATTGCGTCGATGCAGGTCATCGGCGACGTAGAAGGGGCTAACGTGGTGCTGGTCGATGACCTCATCGACACTGGCGGCACAATGGCAAAAGCTGCTCAGATTATCCTCGAAAAAGGAGCCAAGTCGGTGCGGGCCGTTTGTACGCACCCGGTGATGTCGGGCAATGCACACGACAATATCGCCAACTCGGTGCTGGAAGAACTGGTTGTGTCAGATTCGCTGCCGCTACGCCAGTCCAACGCCAAAATTCAAGTGCTGTCGGTGGCTGAGTTATTTGCCAAAGCCATTGGCCGCATCCGTGACCATGAATCTATTAGTTCACTTTTTATTCGATATTGA
- a CDS encoding S8 family serine peptidase — protein sequence MASDKSTASLTTASSKAILLLVVFLLTHTLSFSQTTTRTYLVRLRDKVSSPYSVSRPEQFLSQRSIQRRQKQNIAVLERDLPVNPAYVTQLQQAGAKVRFTSRWLNAVLIEATDATMTAVQRLPFVTGLEFNRALSRPVRSGGRLGAETDTKFGQVQTAINYGTSQTQITQLGVDNMHAAGFRGEGILIGVLDSGFMNADEVSFLKPLFDEKRILATYDFVKKETSVYEDDSHGTSCLAAIAATADGQLYGTAFKASFVLLRTEDADSEQQVEEANWLFGAEYADSAGVDVISSSLGYTTFDDPSQNYTYANMDGKTALCTRAAQIASETGMVVVVAAGNEGSNAWRYISAPSDAAGVLCIAAVNQTGQWASFSSIGPAADGRVKPDLAARGQGTIIGNPDGRIASGNGTSFATPLVAGLAAGFWQANSRLTAVQVVEALRRSGTQAGAPDAQLGYGIPNFARPLATEEPMAPFVVFPNPFSDGEPLTIDWQTINANASVDATLADLTGRTVWQYRYQPGKLGTLTVPSLNLSAGFYVMTIVSGDKRRVIKLLKR from the coding sequence ATGGCATCCGACAAATCTACCGCATCACTGACTACGGCGTCGAGTAAAGCTATTTTGCTGCTTGTAGTTTTTTTGCTGACGCATACCCTGTCGTTTAGCCAAACCACGACCCGCACCTATTTGGTTCGGCTGCGCGACAAGGTCAGCTCACCCTACAGTGTCAGCCGTCCCGAACAGTTTTTATCGCAGCGATCCATTCAGCGCAGGCAGAAACAGAACATCGCCGTGCTGGAACGCGACCTGCCCGTAAATCCAGCTTACGTAACACAACTGCAACAGGCCGGAGCTAAAGTCCGGTTTACCTCGCGCTGGCTCAACGCTGTGCTGATTGAGGCTACCGACGCCACAATGACCGCCGTGCAGCGATTGCCGTTCGTGACAGGATTGGAGTTTAACCGTGCCCTGTCGAGACCCGTTCGGAGTGGTGGGCGCCTTGGTGCAGAGACAGATACGAAGTTTGGGCAGGTGCAAACGGCCATCAACTACGGCACGTCGCAGACGCAGATTACACAGCTTGGCGTCGATAACATGCACGCTGCGGGCTTCCGGGGCGAAGGTATCCTGATTGGCGTGCTGGATTCCGGGTTTATGAACGCCGACGAGGTCAGTTTTCTGAAACCGCTGTTCGATGAAAAACGGATACTCGCAACCTATGATTTTGTAAAAAAAGAGACAAGCGTATACGAAGACGACTCGCACGGCACCTCTTGTTTAGCGGCCATTGCCGCCACCGCCGACGGACAACTGTACGGCACAGCCTTCAAAGCCTCCTTTGTGCTGCTCCGCACCGAAGACGCCGACAGCGAACAACAGGTAGAAGAAGCCAACTGGCTTTTCGGAGCCGAATACGCCGACAGCGCGGGCGTCGATGTCATCAGTTCCTCATTAGGTTATACTACCTTCGACGACCCTTCACAGAACTACACCTACGCCAACATGGATGGTAAAACAGCCCTCTGTACGCGGGCCGCGCAGATTGCTTCGGAAACGGGCATGGTAGTGGTGGTAGCGGCTGGTAATGAGGGCAGTAATGCGTGGCGATACATTTCGGCACCGTCTGATGCTGCCGGGGTGCTGTGCATTGCCGCCGTTAATCAGACTGGGCAATGGGCTTCGTTCAGTTCTATCGGCCCGGCTGCCGATGGGCGCGTAAAACCCGATCTGGCAGCTCGCGGACAGGGTACCATCATCGGCAATCCTGACGGACGTATTGCTTCGGGCAATGGCACGTCGTTTGCCACGCCGTTGGTAGCGGGGCTGGCGGCTGGGTTCTGGCAGGCAAATTCCCGGCTCACGGCGGTGCAGGTGGTAGAAGCCCTGCGCCGGTCGGGTACTCAGGCCGGTGCGCCCGATGCGCAGCTTGGCTATGGCATCCCGAACTTTGCCCGGCCATTGGCTACCGAAGAGCCAATGGCCCCGTTTGTGGTGTTTCCTAACCCATTTAGTGATGGCGAACCACTCACTATCGACTGGCAAACGATCAATGCCAACGCTTCTGTCGACGCCACGCTCGCTGACCTAACGGGCCGGACCGTGTGGCAGTATCGTTATCAGCCCGGCAAACTCGGCACCCTGACTGTGCCCAGCCTGAATCTGTCGGCAGGCTTCTATGTGATGACGATTGTATCGGGCGATAAACGACGGGTAATCAAGCTTTTAAAACGATGA
- a CDS encoding sugar phosphate isomerase/epimerase family protein produces MQRRSFLQQAGLLTAGTFAFGSDVLAASPQKSIKPFGVQLYSVRDLLPKDPKGIMTQLAKMGYKQFESYGGPQGFLWGMEPKEIKSFLGDMGVKLVSTHFDFRKDLAKSIDMANGAGLSYLLCPYIGPQKSMDDWKRIADDFNKTGEQVRKGGLKFGYHNHDYSFKPLDGQIPQEYLLANTDPQNVMFELDLCWIEAAGQDAAQHLKKYGKRYELCHIKDFNKVDGKVVQADLGKGVVNYRHILNTAIDNGMKYFLVEQEQYPVSPMASMQADADYMKKLVI; encoded by the coding sequence ATGCAACGACGTTCATTTCTTCAACAGGCCGGTCTACTAACGGCTGGCACTTTCGCTTTCGGCTCCGATGTACTGGCCGCTTCGCCCCAGAAATCAATCAAACCATTTGGTGTTCAACTGTATAGCGTTCGCGACCTGCTGCCCAAAGACCCCAAAGGCATTATGACGCAACTCGCTAAAATGGGCTACAAACAGTTTGAGAGTTACGGCGGACCGCAGGGCTTTTTATGGGGCATGGAGCCGAAAGAAATTAAAAGCTTTCTCGGTGATATGGGTGTGAAATTAGTCAGTACGCACTTCGATTTTCGGAAAGACCTCGCCAAAAGCATCGACATGGCAAACGGCGCAGGGTTGAGTTATCTGCTCTGCCCGTATATTGGTCCGCAGAAATCGATGGACGACTGGAAACGTATTGCCGACGACTTCAACAAAACTGGCGAACAGGTTCGTAAAGGCGGGTTGAAGTTTGGCTACCACAACCACGACTACTCGTTCAAGCCGCTCGACGGTCAAATTCCGCAGGAGTACCTGCTGGCAAATACCGACCCGCAGAACGTAATGTTTGAACTGGATTTGTGCTGGATCGAAGCCGCCGGACAGGATGCCGCCCAACACCTCAAAAAATACGGCAAACGCTACGAACTCTGCCACATCAAAGATTTTAACAAAGTCGATGGCAAAGTTGTACAGGCTGATCTGGGCAAGGGCGTAGTAAACTACCGGCACATCCTGAACACGGCTATAGACAATGGCATGAAGTACTTTCTGGTGGAACAGGAGCAGTACCCCGTTTCGCCGATGGCAAGTATGCAGGCCGACGCCGACTATATGAAGAAGTTAGTGATCTGA